The Garra rufa chromosome 23, GarRuf1.0, whole genome shotgun sequence genome includes a region encoding these proteins:
- the vamp2 gene encoding vesicle-associated membrane protein 2, with protein MSAPGPAGAPAPEGGSQAPPNLTSNRRLQQTQAQVDEVVDIMRVNVDKVLERDQKLSELDDRADALQAGASQFETSAAKLKNKYWWKNAKMMIILGVICVIVLIIIIVYFST; from the exons GTCTGCCCCAGGCCCTGCCGGAGCCCCCGCCCCAGAAGGAGGTAGCCAGGCTCCCCCTAACCTCACCAGCAACCGTCGCTTACAGCAGACACAGGCTCAGGTGGATGAG GTGGTGGATATTATGCGTGTGAACGTAGACAAGGTTCTGGAGAGGGACCAGAAGCTGTCAGAACTGGATGATCGGGCTGATGCCTTGCAGGCTGGAGCCTCACAATTCGAGACCAGTGCTGCCAAGCTCAAGAACAAATACTGGTGGAAGAATGCCAAG ATGATGATTATCCTGGGGGTGATATGCGTGATTGTCCTCATTATAATCATTG